One Papaver somniferum cultivar HN1 unplaced genomic scaffold, ASM357369v1 unplaced-scaffold_76, whole genome shotgun sequence genomic window carries:
- the LOC113344345 gene encoding uncharacterized protein LOC113344345, whose protein sequence is MKVIKGHVRNKNQPCGCIAEENVAEETIEMYCEYHISIKTIGIPLDRHNTSHSGQDSESVMEGEPLSYGEQCIVTRDQLRQAHFSVMENTPEIEPYIDRHKLYLETKHRNQKRAWMEKYHYNSFGDWLKNEVEKELEVDGENISENLRWISHGPHYEVTKYTVYRINGYLFRTRSRDGKIHQNSGVSVAANDMHISRDDGVTYGKTSYNGVLQEIWELDYCERKIHLFKCNWVDNNRGVKRDILGYNIVELTMLGHKNDPFILASQARKVFYVKDQKDKKKSIVFVVPPKNYRDAYDDGNDEEFSTVIFSRNDNILPDVGRKDLGKESRNDYFRTECRGLLIRKPK, encoded by the exons ATGAAGGTTATCAAGGGACATGTGCGGAACAAGAATCAACCTTGTGGATGCATTGCAGAAGAGAATGTTGCAGAAGAGACGATTGAGATGTATTGCGAGTATCATATAAGCATCAAGACAATTGGTATTCCACTGGATAGGCATAATACATCTCACAGTGGTCAAGATTCTGAAAGTGTTATGGAGGGAGAGCCGCTATCATATGGAGAGCAGTGTATAGTTACCCGTGACCAGTTGAGACAAGCACATTTCTCTGTAATGGAGAACACACCTGAAATTGAGCCTTACATAGA CCGACACAAGCTCTATTTGGAAACTAAACATCGTAATCAAAAGCGGGCATGGATGGAGAAATATCACTATAACTCGTTTGGCGATTGGTTAAAAAATGAG GTTGAGAAAGAGTTGGAAGTCGATGGAGAAAATATCTCAGAGAACTTAAGATGGATATCACATGGCCCGCACTACGAGGTAACAAAATACACTGTATATCGCATCAATGGATATCTATTCCGCACAAGATCTCGTGATGGTAAAATTCACCAGAATAGTGGGGTTAGCGTCGCGGCAAATGACATGCACATATCTAGAGATGATGGCGTAACATATGGTAAAACATCTTATAATGGTGTCTTGCAAGAGATATGGGAGTTAGATTACTGCGAAAGAAAAATTCATCTATTCAAGTGCAATTGGGTTGATAATAACCGTGGGGTTAAAAGAGATATTCTAGGATACAACATTGTTGAGCTTACTATGTTGGGACACAAAAATGATCCTTTTATTTTAGCCTCTCAAGCTAGGAAAGTATTTTATGTCAAAGACCAGAAAGATAAGAAAAAGTCTATTGTTTTTGTGGTACCTCCCAAAAATTACAGAGATGCATATGATGATGGCAACGATGAGGAATTCAGTACAGTAATTTTTTCTCGGAATGATAATATCTTGCCGGATGTAGGTCGGAAAGACTTGGGTAAAGAATCCCGAAATGATTACTTCCGAACTGAGTGCCGGGGTTTACTTATACGCAAGCCAAAGTGA
- the LOC113344346 gene encoding serine/threonine-protein phosphatase 5-like: MTKDLPENLGVDACYSVELEKTCGQFILQGENFDYSISNEPGKTAYGHSYPLHVVELVSLHLDQQIGDGKEACADDIRLTHHELFVIINKKTTTEDAVVSIVVLLREVERRRSNDSDATKKLKGCEDEEAIAVHGSDKHPVAEFLYFHTIEEEMQYVGARKEGEVVILLQQKYGYHIVLQTRELLCTLLSLINVSIAVGKYLTVCGDQLGIFELNGLLSEDNPYLIKDDFVDRGSFSLQVIFTLFALECTLPSGIHLARGNQESKNKEQYIYIQHTLFKGVRKRDKVMSLWFLSLIAAKRQNRMIG; this comes from the coding sequence ATGACTAAAGATTTACCAGAAAACCTTGGAGTGGACGCGTGCTATTCTGTCGAGCTTGAAAAGACTTGTGGTCAGTTCATACTACAAGGTGAGAATTTCGATTACAGTATCAGTAATGAACCTGGTAAGACTGCATATGGACATTCTTATCCACTACATGTAGTCGAGCTAGTATCACTCCATCTGGATCAACAGATTGGTGATGGAAAAGAAGCTTGTGCTGATGACATAAGACTTACCCATCATGAGTTGTTTGTAATTATCAACAAGAAGACAACTACGGAGGATGCAGTGGTTTCAATTGTTGTTCTGTTAAGGGAGGTCGAGAGAAGACGATCCAATGACTCAGATGCTACTAAGAAGTTGAAGGGATGTGAAGACGAAGAAGCCATTGCTGTACATGGCTCAGATAAACACCCAGTAGCTGAATTCCTTTATTTTCATACTATAGAGGAGGAGATGCAGTATGTTGGTGCTCGAAAAGAGggagaagttgtaatcttgttACAACAAAAGTATGGATATCACATTGTATTGCAAACAAGAGAACTGTTGTGTACTTTGCTTTCCTTGATTAATGTTTCAATAGCGGTGGGGAAGTATTTAACGGTTTGTGGTGATCAGCTGGGAATATTTGAGCTTAATGGTCtcctttcagaagataatccataCTTAATTAAGGATGACTTTGTCGATAGAGGTTCCTTTTCTCTTCAGGTCATTTTCACACTATTTGCACTTGAATGCACGCTTCCATCAGGAATTCATCTAGCTCGAGGTAATCAAGAGAGCAAGAATAAAGAGCAGTATATATATATTCAACATACGCTTTTCAAAGGTGTGAGGAAACGCGACAAGGTGATGAGCTTGTGGTTTTTGTCTTTGATCGCGGCAAAGCGGCAAAATCGTATGATTGGTTGA